A stretch of Cucumis sativus cultivar 9930 chromosome 2, Cucumber_9930_V3, whole genome shotgun sequence DNA encodes these proteins:
- the LOC101219989 gene encoding nitrate regulatory gene2 protein → MGCSMSKLEDEEAVKLCKDRKSFIKQAVEQRRRFACGHLAYIQSLKRVSAALREYVNGYEPRELLLDSFITPSFTPPVKKTSPSFISITPNSFSQLPIQSKPNTVVRVNYLRSGGNGAVSVEERPQSPETVRVQSYSPMHQYGFDGYFPMQSPPVNTSFFSYSPYNRPNIPPPSPESSQWDFFWNPFSSLDNYGYPSHNGFDHMAIDDEIRGLRQVREEEGIPELEDDETEQEDNSNRRVDNSNRRVDNSNRRVDNSDRRVDNSDRRVDNSNRVNATDERTRTGQSCCREEVVVEDVDEDEDEDEDDEDEDEDEDEDEDEDEEETNHGSEIELEPKGIHSRRNGKIDVSRVQNAGTIASTSQESGVAHPESKEETPGFTVYVNRKPTSMSEVIKELEAQFITVCNSANEVSALLEAKKAPYMATSNELTAMKMLNPVALFRSASSRSSSSRFLISSSVTKDESGYESSGDVAEESSSFSPGHQSTLDRLYAWEKKLYQEVRSGEKVRIAYEKKCNQLRNQDVKGEDPSSVEKTRSAMRDLHTQIKVSIHSVEAVAKRIETLRDEELQPQLLELVQGLARMWKVMAGCHQLQKRALDEAKLLLAGIPSKLDARKLSSAPVIEPNWLARASANLETELRNWRSCFESWITSQRSYMHAITGWLLRCVNSDSSDTTKPPFSPRRSNASALPIFGLCIQWKRFLDDIQEKAVLDGLDFFAAGMGSLHAQQQQRDDPHRIQVGSQRYEESSGNMEMVEFGKAEEAMTAEKMAEVAIRVLCAGLSFAMSSLTEFAISSADGYGELLKQMPKGDNGQMTQ, encoded by the exons ATGGGATGTTCCATGTCAAAGCTGGAAGATGAAGAGGCAGTTAAACTTTGTAAAGATCGGAAGAGTTTTATCAAACAAGCTGTTGAGCAGAGGAGACGATTCGCTTGTGGACATCTAGCCTACATTCAGTCATTGAAACGAGTATCTGCTGCTCTTCGTGAGTATGTCAATGGATACGAGCCTCGCGAATTGTTGTTAGATTCATTCATTACTCCCTCTTTCACACCTCCTGTAAAGAAAACAAGTCCTAGTTTTATATCCATAACGCCGAATTCCTTCTCGCAACTTCCTATTCAATCTAAACCAAATACAGTAGTGAGAGTAAATTACCTGAGATCAGGTGGGAATGGAGCAGTTTCTGTAGAAGAGAGACCTCAGTCACCAGAAACTGTGAGAGTTCAATCTTATTCACCAATGCATCAGTATGGATTTGATGGCTACTTCCCAATGCAATCCCCCCCAGTGAATACCTCATTCTTTTCTTATTCTCCTTACAACAGACCAAATATCCCTCCCCCATCACCCGAAAGTTCGCAATGGGACTTCTTCTGGAATCCGTTTTCATCATTGGATAACTATGGCTACCCCTCGCACAATGGTTTCGATCACATGGCAATTGATGATGAGATCAGAGGGCTAAGACaggttagagaagaagaagggattCCTGAACTTGAAGATGATGAAACTGAGCAGGAAGACAACAGCAATAGGAGAGTAGACAACAGCAATAGGAGAGTAGACAACAGCAATAGGAGAGTGGACAACAGCGATAGGAGAGTAGACAACAGCGATAGGAGAGTAGACAACAGCAATAGAGTAAATGCCACTGATGAAAGAACACGTACTGGCCAAAGTTGTTGTAGAGAGGAAGTTGTTGTTGAAGATGTGGATGAGGACgaggatgaagatgaagatgacgAGGATGAAGATGAGGACGAGGACGAGGACGAGGATGAGGATGAGGAGGAAACAAACCATGGAAGTGAGATAGAACTTGAACCAAAAGGCATACATTCTCGTCGTAATGGGAAGATTGATGTATCAAGGGTCCAGAATGCCGGAACTATTGCAAGTACAAGCCAAGAATCGGGGGTGGCTCATCCTGAATCCAAGGAAGAAACACCGGGCTTTACTGTTTATGTGAACCGAAAGCCAACAAGCATGTCAGAGGTCATTAAAGAACTGGAAGCTCAGTTTATAACAGTTTGCAATTCAGCAAATGAGGTCTCAGCACTGTTAGAGGCTAAAAAAGCTCCATACATGGCCACTTCAAATGAACTTACAG CCATGAAAATGTTGAACCCAGTAGCTTTATTCCGCTCAGCTTCATCTCGCTCTTCCTCGTCAAGATTTCTAATAAGCTCTTCAGTGACTAAGGATGAAAGTGGTTATGAGAGCAGTGGCGATGTAGCGGAAGAATCCAGCTCATTTTCACCTGGTCATCAATCGACATTGGATAGATTATATGCTTGGGAGAAAAAGCTCTACCAGGAAGTGAGG TCTGGAGAAAAGGTTCGAATTGCATACGAGAAAAAATGTAATCAACTCAGAAACCAAGATGTAAAAGGTGAAGATCCATCTTCAGTAGAAAAAACAAGATCTGCCATGAGAGATCTCCATACTCAGATAAAGGTTTCAATTCACTCTGTTGAAGCTGTGGCAAAAAGAATCGAAACGTTAAGAGACGAAGAGTTGCAGCCTCAACTTCTAGAATTGGTTCAAGG GTTAGCAAGGATGTGGAAAGTAATGGCAGGATGTCATCAATTACAGAAACGGGCTTTAGATGAAGCAAAGCTTCTACTCGCGGGTATACCATCGAAGTTGGATGCTAGGAAGCTTTCTTCAGCTCCAGTCATCGAACCAAACTGGTTAGCGCGTGCATCGGCCAATCTAGAGACAGAGCTCAGGAACTGGCGAAGCTGTTTCGAGTCATGGATCACTTCTCAGCGATCCTATATGCACGCGATAACCGGATGGCTCCTCCGTTGCGTAAATTCCGATTCCTCCGACACTACAAAGCCTCCATTTTCACCACGCAGGTCGAATGCATCTGCATTGCCAATATTTGGACTTTGCATCCAATGGAAAAGGTTCCTGGATGATATCCAAGAGAAGGCAGTGCTAGATGGGCTTGACTTCTTTGCTGCTGGAATGGGATCACTCCACGCACAACAACAGCAAAGAGACGACCCTCACCGGATTCAAGTTGGGTCACAGAGGTATGAAGAATCGAGTGGGAATATGGAGATGGTAGAGTTTGGGAAGGCTGAAGAGGCAATGACTGCAGAAAAAATGGCTGAAGTAGCCATAAGAGTGCTGTGTGCTGGGTTGTCTTTTGCTATGAGCTCACTGACTGAATTTGCTATCAGTTCTGCTGATGGATATGGTGAACTTCTTAAGCAAATGCCAAAGGGAGACAATGGCCAGATGACACAATAG
- the LOC101220228 gene encoding 60S acidic ribosomal protein P3-2, with the protein MGVFTFVCRSSGGKWTANQYSGDLEGSADSTYELQRKLVQSALSVDSSGGVQSSFSFITPSSAVFQVIVGGGSGGGFSAGGGAAAAPAGGAAPAAAEAPAEKKEEVKEESDDEDLGLSLFD; encoded by the exons ATGGGAGTTTTCACCTTCGTCTGTCGGAGCTCCGGTGGTAAGTGGACCGCCAATCAGTATTCCGGTGACCTTGAAGGCTCCGCTGACTCCACCTACGAGCTCCAGAGGAAACTCGTTCAATCTGCTCTCTCCGTCGATTCCTCTGGTGGCGTTCAGTCCTCCTTCTCCTTCATTACTCCTTCCTCCGCCGTTTTTCAG GTGATTGTTGGCGGTGGAAGTGGTGGCGGTTTCAGTGCTGGTGGTGGAGCTGCAGCTGCCCCTGCTGGAGGAGCTGCTCCAGCTGCTGCAGAAGCCCCAGCtgagaagaaggaagaggTGAAGGAAGAGAGTGATGATGAAGATCTTGGCCTATCACTTTTTGATTAG
- the LOC101203905 gene encoding pentatricopeptide repeat-containing protein At2g34400: MLRTKASPHLISRYLNLQKPHSKPNPNRQALSDKFNSLLQQCLSIKQLKQIHAQLLTNSIHKPNSFLYKIADLKDFAYASVFFSNILDPTEYSFNVMIRGLSTAWNKSSLALEFYSRMKFLGLKPNNLTYPFLFIACSNLLAVENGRMGHCSVIRRGLDEDGHVSHSLITMYARCGKMGDARKVFDEISQKDLVSWNSMISGYSKMRHAGEAVGLFREMMEAGFQPNEMSLVSVLGACGELGDLKLGTWVEEFVVENKMTLNYFMGSALIHMYGKCGDLVSARRIFDSMKKKDKVTWNAMITGYAQNGMSEEAIKLFQDMRMSSTAPDQITLIGILSACASIGALDLGKQVEIYASERGFQDDVYVGTALVDMYAKCGSLDNAFRVFYGMPNKNEVSWNAMISALAFHGQAQEALALFKSMMNEGGTVSPNDITFVGVLSACVHAGLVDEGRRLFHMMSSSFGLVPKIEHYSCMVDLFSRAGHLEEAWDFVMTMPEKPDEVILGALLGACQKRKNIDISERVMKLLLELEPSNSGNYVISSKLYANLRRWDDSARMRMLMKQKGVSKTPGCSWIDINSQLHEFHAGDVLHQEWIEIHQILDLLIDDLRREGYIPNANLL, from the exons ATGCTGAGAACAAAAGCTTCTCCACATCTTATTTCCCGCTATCTCAATCTCCAAAAACCACATTCAAAACCAAATCCCAATCGTCAAGCTCTTTCCGATAAGTTCAATTCCTTATTGCAACAATGTTTAAGTATCAAACAACTGAAACAAATCCACGCCCAGTTGCTTACAAATTCAATTCACAAACCCAATTCATTTCTCTACAAAATCGCCGACCTCAAAGATTTCGCTTATGCCTCGGTTTTCTTCTCCAACATTCTCGACCCAACCGAGTATTCTTTCAATGTCATGATTCGTGGTCTCTCGACGGCTTGGAATAAGTCTTCTCTTGCCCTTGAGTTCTATTCTCGGATGAAATTTCTGGGTTTGAAACCCAATAATCTCACTTACCCATTTCTGTTTATTGCGTGTTCGAATCTTTTGGCTGTTGAAAATGGGCGGATGGGTCATTGTTCTGTGATTAGACGTGGGTTGGACGAGGATGGTCATGTGAGTCATTCTTTGATTACGATGTATGCGCGGTGTGGGAAAATGGGTGATGCACGGAaggtgtttgatgaaatttcTCAGAAGGATTTGGTTTCCTGGAACTCTATGATTTCGGGTTATTCGAAGATGAGGCATGCTGGTGAAGCTGTGGGTTTGTTTAGAGAGATGATGGAAGCTGGGTTTCAGCCCAATGAAATGAGTTTAGTTAGTGTCTTGGGGGCGTGTGGAGAGCTGGGGGATTTGAAACTTGGTACTTGGGTGGAGGAGTTTGTGGTGGAGAATAAGATGAcgttaaattattttatgggTTCTGCATTGATCCATATGTATGGAAAGTGTGGTGATTTAGTATCAGCCAGGAGGATTTTTGACTctatgaagaagaaagataaagTTACTTGGAATGCCATGATTACAGG ATATGCGCAAAATGGGATGTCAGAGGAAGCTATTAAATTGTTTCAAGACATGAGAATGAGCAGTACAGCTCCAGATCAAATCACATTGATAGGAATACTTTCTGCCTGTGCCTCCATTGGAGCCCTTGACTTAGGGAAGCAAGTAGAGATTTATGCCTCAGAAAGAGGCTTCCAAGACGATGTTTATGTTGGTACTGCGTTAGTTGACATGTACGCAAAATGTGGAAGCTTAGACAATGCATTTAGAGTTTTTTATGGCATGCCTAACAAAAATGAGGTCTCTTGGAATGCTATGATATCTGCTCTTGCTTTCCACGGCCAAGCTCAAGAAGCCTTGGCATTGTTCAAATCCATGATGAATGAGGGTGGAACTGTTTCCCCCAATGACATCACATTTGTAGGAGTACTTTCTGCTTGTGTGCACGCAGGATTAGTTGATGAAGGACGTCGGTTGTTTCACATGATGAGCTCGTCATTTGGATTAGTGCCGAAAATTGAGCATTACTCTTGTATGGTCGACCTTTTTTCACGAGCAGGACATCTAGAAGAAGCTTGGGACTTCGTCATGACGATGCCTGAAAAACCAGATGAAGTCATTCTTGGAGCACTGCTTGGTGCTTGTCAAAAGCGCAAGAACATCGACATTAGTGAGCGTGTAATGAAGCTACTCCTCGAGTTGGAACCTTCAAATTCTGGAAATTACGTAATCTCATCGAAATTATATGCAAATTTGAGAAGATGGGATGACTCTGCCAGGATGAGAATGTTGATGAAGCAAAAGGGTGTTTCTAAGACTCCTGGTTGCAGCTGGATTGACATCAATTCACAACTTCACGAGTTTCATGCTGGTGATGTTTTGCACCAAGAGTGGATCGAAATCCATCAAATCCTAGACTTGTTGATCGATGATTTGAGGAGGGAAGGTTATATTCCTAATGCCAATCTTCTTTAG